The Coraliomargarita parva genome contains a region encoding:
- a CDS encoding TonB-dependent receptor plug domain-containing protein: MDIKYSRLTSSLTAGVLLTAGVLPLAAEEIGEPSTNELVPYVVVSTRTPLGMDRVSPSVSYISDTDMSFWQDRSLVDALSREAGVTVTSNGGTGSLGSLFVRGTNSDHTSFFMNGRRLNAGLSNQYGLEHISTNNLASVQLQKGASSVNYGSNGIGGVVDLQVRSGFDVLENRMELSAEMGSNNYYSGTLSGVASGEDWAISFAGTKLSTENERANDAYERNSGSARFDYKLSDLWTLELMALGTDSEKELPNSLSDPSRLAFSDVESWLLSPGIRYATDELSIHLFYARSEYEEDGLSAYFGDLYLTQYDYWFDSDEVSLQVDYSISDTILLSTGMVYRRDKGYSSYDSSIKPSFDQIGVYAQGLWQLTDALELRGGVRTDDFSDYENKFTGSLELIYKFEPSDTSLFAKLATSYAPPTMTDIIFDSNPGTQINPEESTSYEVGVRQFLLEQKLELTASVFRNEITDLIEWVEDYPGAWTGDTYNVARARTQGVELGMKYEFNPKFSVTASYTYLDARDQSEDTRLVKRPRHTAQFGARLQLSESLSTGVNATGFFDRVGYGGAELSDFVVVNWVANWQLNETVSFFARAENLFDKEYELTAGYPALGRAGYVGARFQF; the protein is encoded by the coding sequence ATGGATATAAAATATTCGCGCTTAACCTCTAGTTTGACCGCAGGCGTGCTGCTGACGGCGGGCGTGCTGCCTTTGGCGGCTGAAGAAATCGGTGAGCCGAGCACCAATGAGCTCGTTCCCTACGTGGTGGTTTCGACCCGCACGCCCCTGGGCATGGACCGGGTCTCACCCTCGGTCAGTTACATTTCGGACACGGATATGTCGTTTTGGCAGGATCGCAGTCTCGTGGATGCCTTGTCGCGGGAGGCAGGCGTGACCGTCACGTCAAACGGTGGAACTGGCTCTCTTGGCTCGCTGTTCGTTCGTGGAACCAATAGCGACCATACTTCCTTCTTTATGAATGGTCGGCGTTTGAATGCGGGACTGAGTAACCAATATGGACTGGAGCACATCTCGACGAACAATTTGGCGAGTGTGCAACTGCAGAAGGGGGCCTCGTCAGTCAACTATGGCTCGAATGGTATTGGTGGTGTCGTTGATCTACAGGTCCGTTCAGGCTTTGATGTGCTAGAGAACCGAATGGAGTTGAGTGCAGAAATGGGCTCGAATAATTATTATTCCGGAACTCTTTCGGGGGTCGCATCTGGCGAGGACTGGGCCATCAGTTTCGCGGGCACCAAGCTAAGTACCGAAAATGAGCGCGCAAATGACGCCTACGAGCGCAATTCAGGTTCGGCTCGCTTCGACTATAAGCTCTCGGACCTCTGGACTTTAGAATTGATGGCTCTTGGTACTGATTCTGAAAAAGAGCTTCCGAATAGTTTGAGTGACCCTTCTCGACTGGCATTTAGCGATGTTGAGAGCTGGTTGCTTTCTCCGGGGATAAGGTATGCCACCGATGAACTCTCGATTCATTTATTCTACGCCCGTAGTGAGTATGAGGAAGATGGTTTAAGTGCTTATTTTGGAGACCTTTATCTGACTCAATATGACTATTGGTTCGACTCCGACGAAGTCAGCCTGCAGGTCGACTATTCTATCAGTGATACCATACTCCTCTCCACAGGTATGGTATATCGCCGAGACAAAGGCTATAGCAGCTACGACTCTTCAATTAAGCCATCATTTGATCAAATTGGGGTCTATGCCCAAGGTCTCTGGCAGCTTACCGATGCGTTGGAGTTACGTGGAGGGGTCCGTACTGACGACTTCTCGGACTACGAAAATAAGTTTACGGGGAGTCTTGAGTTGATCTACAAGTTTGAGCCGAGCGATACCTCACTCTTTGCCAAGCTCGCCACTTCCTATGCTCCTCCGACTATGACGGATATCATATTCGACAGCAATCCGGGTACCCAGATCAATCCTGAAGAGAGTACTTCCTATGAAGTTGGGGTACGTCAATTCTTGCTTGAACAGAAGCTGGAGCTAACCGCCAGCGTATTCAGAAACGAAATTACAGATCTAATCGAGTGGGTTGAAGATTATCCGGGGGCATGGACTGGTGATACTTACAACGTGGCTCGGGCACGCACCCAAGGAGTCGAACTCGGCATGAAATATGAATTTAATCCGAAGTTCAGCGTGACTGCTTCCTACACCTATCTTGATGCACGTGATCAAAGTGAGGATACACGACTGGTGAAGCGTCCCCGTCATACTGCTCAGTTTGGCGCTCGCTTGCAGCTGAGCGAGTCCTTATCAACCGGCGTCAATGCGACCGGCTTCTTTGATCGAGTCGGCTATGGTGGTGCAGAGTTGAGTGATTTTGTCGTGGTGAACTGGGTTGCGAATTGGCAGCTCAACGAAACCGTGTCATTTTTTGCCCGCGCTGAAAATTTGTTTGATAAGGAGTATGAGCTCACTGCCGGTTATCCTGCGCTGGGTCGGGCCGGTTATGTCGGCGCGCGCTTCCAGTTTTAA
- a CDS encoding sensor histidine kinase: MSAFLLISSILNLFAAVVLTIFVYSASGRGPVRNRFILFLLTITGWTLGYALWQITNTEASALLFTNILICFAAFIPATFFHLALTLAEKKSGFFLALSYCLAGASVATAPFHGLVENVAHFPSYGYWPQAGLGLSLVIASFGLYVPLSAMTLLYGARQHMGMRSSQINFVLGSASIGFIGGVTNFPLWYGIEIPPYGNVVVFVYLLMVGYGIYNRRITGISVDVFKALVFILLAGSFAMFYVLLMVAYGLFTGSGFGGSNYWLNGLLAFFVSAVLLWGVPKFRNWAEHMLDVLLRKEHLSTVSRLKDLPHSLSQITDEEELYRRAADALVSVLGVPGAVVLIRGSFDSLYSCRYRCGTFAEVGDAIEIRLDDPLITFLEGQKGCLVFDQIYGEVPEDVESSMVHLRQHFDVAALIPILSGSTVYGAILLGSLPGAAIWPDENLALLDSIGAQLGLNFRVRDLERKSNEVDKLVALGTMAAGLSHEIRNPLVSIQTLAGLLDSGRPLEKMGDSFKSVVLRDVKRISSIVEGVAMFSENRVGQMQPVEIGAILRESIQINEAGIQAKGVSVEMKGDLGQHVYGNFDQLVQVLNNLMENALHAIEGVESPRLEIDVREIRVRSRENWLEVRIADNGPGVPEAIRERIFDPFITSKDTGLRSDKKGMGLGLAISKRIVENHSGGLAVSNRKDGGAEFVLSLKCMNFSGKNGDHPNS, translated from the coding sequence GTGAGTGCCTTTCTGCTGATATCCTCTATCCTGAACCTCTTCGCTGCGGTGGTTCTGACGATTTTCGTCTATTCGGCCAGTGGCCGCGGACCGGTGCGCAACCGCTTCATCCTGTTTCTCCTGACCATTACTGGCTGGACTCTGGGGTATGCACTCTGGCAGATCACCAATACGGAAGCATCGGCACTGTTATTCACCAATATCCTGATCTGCTTTGCCGCGTTTATTCCGGCGACTTTCTTTCACCTGGCGCTGACCTTGGCGGAAAAGAAATCCGGTTTCTTTCTCGCCTTGTCCTATTGCCTGGCGGGGGCTTCCGTCGCGACGGCACCGTTTCATGGGCTGGTTGAGAATGTGGCGCATTTCCCGAGCTACGGGTACTGGCCGCAAGCGGGCCTGGGTTTGTCTTTGGTCATCGCCAGCTTCGGGCTCTATGTGCCGCTCAGTGCGATGACCTTGTTGTACGGGGCCCGGCAACACATGGGGATGCGCTCCTCGCAGATCAATTTCGTCCTTGGTAGTGCCAGTATCGGTTTTATCGGTGGGGTGACAAATTTTCCGCTTTGGTACGGGATCGAGATTCCGCCCTACGGGAATGTAGTCGTTTTCGTCTACCTCCTGATGGTCGGCTACGGAATTTATAACCGGCGTATCACCGGGATCAGTGTCGACGTGTTCAAGGCGCTGGTGTTCATCCTGCTGGCCGGATCCTTCGCCATGTTCTATGTGCTGTTGATGGTGGCTTACGGTTTGTTCACCGGGTCTGGCTTCGGCGGCAGCAATTACTGGCTCAACGGCCTGCTTGCTTTCTTTGTGTCGGCGGTGCTCCTCTGGGGGGTCCCGAAATTCCGGAATTGGGCGGAGCACATGCTGGATGTCCTGCTGCGCAAGGAACACCTCTCGACCGTTTCCCGTTTGAAGGACCTGCCGCATTCGCTCAGCCAGATCACGGATGAGGAAGAACTGTACCGCCGGGCGGCGGATGCCCTGGTCAGTGTGCTGGGGGTGCCCGGCGCGGTCGTGCTCATCCGGGGAAGCTTTGACAGCCTTTACAGCTGCCGCTACCGCTGCGGGACCTTTGCTGAAGTGGGGGATGCCATTGAGATTCGTCTGGATGACCCCCTGATTACTTTTCTGGAGGGGCAGAAGGGCTGTCTTGTCTTTGACCAGATCTACGGAGAAGTGCCGGAGGATGTGGAGTCTTCCATGGTGCACCTTCGACAACATTTTGATGTGGCCGCCTTGATCCCGATTCTTTCCGGGAGCACGGTCTACGGTGCCATCCTGCTCGGCTCCCTGCCCGGGGCGGCTATATGGCCGGATGAGAATCTCGCTCTGCTCGACTCGATTGGTGCGCAGCTCGGATTGAACTTTCGTGTGCGTGACCTGGAGCGCAAGTCGAACGAAGTCGATAAGTTGGTGGCACTGGGGACCATGGCGGCCGGACTTTCCCATGAAATCCGTAACCCGCTGGTCTCGATACAGACGCTTGCCGGACTGCTCGACAGCGGGCGGCCGCTTGAAAAGATGGGCGATTCCTTCAAGTCGGTCGTGTTGCGCGACGTGAAGCGGATTTCGAGCATTGTCGAGGGAGTCGCCATGTTCTCGGAAAACAGGGTCGGCCAGATGCAGCCGGTTGAGATCGGTGCGATCCTGCGCGAAAGCATTCAGATCAACGAGGCAGGAATTCAGGCAAAGGGTGTCTCCGTCGAGATGAAAGGCGACCTGGGGCAGCATGTTTACGGCAATTTCGACCAGCTGGTACAGGTGTTGAACAACCTGATGGAGAATGCCCTGCATGCGATCGAAGGCGTGGAATCTCCCAGACTTGAAATTGATGTCCGCGAGATCCGGGTGCGGTCACGGGAAAACTGGCTGGAGGTTCGGATTGCGGATAACGGTCCGGGGGTGCCGGAGGCGATCCGGGAGCGGATCTTTGATCCCTTCATTACCTCCAAAGACACGGGATTACGTTCAGATAAGAAAGGCATGGGGCTGGGGCTGGCGATTTCCAAACGCATTGTGGAAAACCACAGTGGCGGCTTGGCCGTTTCGAATCGAAAAGACGGAGGGGCCGAGTTTGTGCTCTCACTGAAATGTATGAATTTTAGCGGAAAAAATGGGGACCATCCGAACAGTTGA
- a CDS encoding methyltransferase domain-containing protein, whose translation MLRESEQKEVSDIESRRVSFPGREGALIVGYLDEGAESVWNGRFIILTPKYGETKKNNLRLSYFLVANGFKVLRFDHTRHVGESEGEMSLFSLPSAVYDIVDAVNYVENHFEPEEIILVSNSLSARCGYRAVAREARISRLVSVVGVVNLRKTIQNIYQKDIIGTYCEGQRWGVIDILGFDIDSANFINRLVEENMHDLEGTLEDARRIGKPVLHLHASKDIWVDLVEVEQVVSLAGGELVFVDGAYHEIGENPEASRTTMEQVTRFCLQGLAAESQTLRIPCKRRLLKQNQKERNRLRQIYVVKETEGEFWDGYLGKFGTIEQANVYIEYFEKVQTLLGTVREGDVMLDAGCGNGFFGLCLLHSVRSAIESKSDFARCFAYFGIDLTPGGIEMAYTRQSRSRHASLRQSFDAYSGITLAYQRMDFDKLTDGAAASAREGGRFPFAAGSVAKICSSLVISYLKDPVTLLREFYRMLAPGGVAVVSSMKPDCDMTVLYHEFITLDEGSQGNADSAQELLGAAGRIKLKEQSGIYGFFSEAELTELALAAGFKQYDHFRSLGGQANIIRLFK comes from the coding sequence ATGCTGCGCGAATCGGAACAGAAGGAGGTTTCAGATATAGAGAGTCGTCGCGTGTCATTTCCCGGCCGTGAGGGTGCCCTGATTGTCGGATATCTCGACGAGGGGGCGGAGTCGGTCTGGAATGGCCGTTTTATCATACTCACGCCCAAGTACGGGGAAACGAAGAAGAACAATCTGCGGCTGAGCTACTTTTTGGTGGCCAACGGTTTCAAGGTGCTGCGTTTCGACCATACGCGTCATGTGGGGGAAAGCGAGGGGGAGATGAGCCTGTTTTCACTGCCCAGCGCGGTCTACGATATCGTGGATGCGGTGAATTATGTGGAAAACCACTTCGAACCGGAAGAGATCATCCTGGTGTCGAACAGCCTGTCGGCGCGTTGCGGCTATCGTGCGGTGGCGAGGGAGGCCCGGATCTCCCGCCTCGTTTCAGTGGTGGGGGTGGTGAACCTGCGAAAGACCATCCAGAATATCTACCAGAAGGATATTATCGGGACGTACTGCGAGGGCCAGCGCTGGGGGGTGATTGATATTCTGGGCTTTGATATTGATTCAGCCAACTTCATCAATCGGTTGGTCGAGGAAAACATGCACGATCTGGAAGGGACTTTGGAGGATGCGCGCCGAATCGGAAAGCCGGTCCTGCACCTGCATGCTTCCAAGGATATCTGGGTGGACCTCGTGGAGGTGGAGCAGGTCGTTTCACTTGCCGGAGGCGAATTGGTTTTTGTCGACGGGGCCTACCACGAAATCGGTGAAAATCCTGAAGCGTCCCGTACTACCATGGAGCAAGTGACCCGGTTTTGCCTGCAGGGGCTGGCCGCGGAGTCTCAAACCCTGCGGATCCCCTGCAAGCGACGCCTGCTGAAGCAGAATCAGAAGGAACGGAACCGCCTGCGCCAGATATACGTCGTCAAGGAGACGGAAGGTGAATTTTGGGACGGTTACCTCGGCAAGTTTGGGACGATCGAGCAGGCGAACGTCTATATCGAGTATTTCGAGAAGGTGCAGACCTTGCTTGGGACGGTGCGCGAGGGCGATGTGATGCTCGACGCCGGTTGCGGGAACGGTTTCTTCGGGCTGTGCCTCCTGCATTCGGTGCGGTCGGCGATTGAAAGCAAAAGCGATTTTGCCCGATGTTTCGCTTATTTCGGGATCGATTTGACGCCCGGAGGCATCGAGATGGCCTACACCCGGCAGTCACGCTCGCGCCATGCCTCGCTCCGGCAGTCCTTTGATGCTTATTCCGGGATTACCCTGGCGTATCAGCGGATGGATTTCGACAAGTTGACGGATGGGGCGGCGGCTTCGGCACGCGAGGGAGGGCGGTTCCCCTTTGCCGCAGGGAGTGTGGCCAAGATATGCAGTAGTCTGGTGATTTCCTACCTCAAGGACCCGGTGACGCTCCTTCGCGAGTTTTACCGAATGCTTGCTCCCGGGGGGGTGGCCGTGGTCTCCAGCATGAAGCCGGATTGTGATATGACTGTGCTGTATCACGAATTTATTACCTTGGACGAAGGTTCGCAGGGCAACGCGGATTCCGCCCAGGAGCTGCTGGGGGCTGCCGGTCGGATCAAGTTGAAGGAGCAATCGGGCATTTACGGCTTCTTTTCCGAGGCCGAGCTCACGGAACTGGCTCTCGCCGCCGGTTTCAAGCAGTATGATCATTTCAGGTCGCTGGGCGGGCAGGCGAATATCATCCGGTTATTCAAGTGA
- a CDS encoding ATP-binding protein, with the protein MINILLIVRDDQIPECLREPLATPDIRTVTRRSPDEAATALDRSVFDAVIVYADADLPVLKEQLQALRQSRDIFILVVAPEYSLEMETAAIETGADLYFAEPLPRHSVQRILRQSGQKSGMEITPARRTPAPPPQQQGSPAAHSTLQILRDFSHVLGFSLDYKAFTQHFILKLRDHIRFSRIGIFLEPMSKQMVVRKESSQYLECVASLGLPSDLIDCFQLSRDIGIGHTLTERPRVLNLSRMEPELSDYEHRTITKEFKILGCELAIPLSDREKVIGVALINKPVSNRDYTEDEVELLYLLMEELGIAIRNSRLHHELANHGQLIEDVLGSMLSGAIVVSENLQILYANAAAAQFLDRRPGDGSRHAPNFADLPARLAGAVHKAVEKGEICDPFFTQGPSEGEVYRASLVPFAHKGELTLLPRPIMVVLEDFTKIEANKQSALADSRNELISLIAERFAHEIRNSLVPLSTHAQLIDKRIEDPKFQKSLKSSLLKESARIKRFSEQMLYLAQHSAGADADLDIADLIQSAFKKAKQQLVAPGAKLEIDENAMNGPVQGNPEALAYAFEELFINAIQAHPEKPVVHLDIQKSEEGIFRIRMRDEGTGFSDETLDHATEPFFTTRNTGVGLGLSVAQKVFREHHGFLRLFRRTPELNWDLEIELPEILSTAKNETNDHSDLPRI; encoded by the coding sequence GTGATTAACATTCTGCTCATCGTGCGCGACGATCAGATCCCGGAATGTCTCCGGGAGCCATTGGCGACCCCGGACATCAGGACAGTCACACGCCGTTCGCCCGACGAAGCCGCCACCGCCCTGGATCGCTCCGTATTCGATGCGGTGATCGTTTACGCCGACGCCGACTTGCCTGTATTGAAGGAGCAACTACAAGCGCTCCGTCAGTCAAGGGACATCTTCATACTTGTCGTGGCTCCGGAATATTCCCTGGAGATGGAGACTGCTGCCATCGAAACGGGCGCCGACCTGTATTTTGCCGAACCGCTTCCCCGCCACAGCGTTCAGCGTATCCTGCGGCAGAGCGGACAAAAGTCAGGTATGGAAATCACACCGGCCCGGCGGACTCCGGCTCCCCCACCGCAACAACAAGGCAGCCCCGCGGCCCACTCCACCCTGCAAATCCTGCGCGATTTCTCACACGTGCTGGGCTTCAGTCTGGACTACAAGGCCTTCACCCAGCATTTCATCCTCAAGCTGCGGGACCACATACGCTTCAGCCGTATCGGGATCTTCCTCGAGCCGATGTCCAAGCAGATGGTCGTACGCAAGGAATCCAGCCAGTATTTGGAGTGTGTGGCCTCCCTGGGTCTCCCCTCCGACCTCATCGACTGCTTCCAACTCAGCCGTGACATCGGGATTGGCCACACCTTGACCGAGCGCCCCCGGGTGCTCAATTTGTCGCGCATGGAACCGGAGCTCAGCGACTACGAGCACCGAACCATCACCAAGGAATTCAAAATCCTGGGGTGCGAACTCGCCATCCCCTTGAGCGACCGCGAAAAAGTGATCGGCGTGGCCCTGATCAATAAACCGGTCAGCAACCGCGACTATACGGAAGATGAAGTCGAGCTGCTCTACCTGCTCATGGAAGAGCTCGGGATTGCCATCCGCAACAGCCGGCTCCACCACGAACTGGCCAATCATGGACAGCTGATCGAGGATGTCCTGGGCTCCATGCTCAGCGGCGCCATCGTCGTCAGTGAGAACCTGCAGATCTTGTACGCCAACGCCGCGGCAGCTCAGTTCCTCGACCGGAGGCCCGGAGACGGCAGCCGGCATGCCCCGAATTTTGCCGACCTGCCCGCACGGCTTGCCGGCGCAGTACACAAGGCCGTGGAAAAAGGTGAAATCTGCGACCCCTTCTTTACGCAGGGCCCCTCGGAAGGCGAGGTCTACCGCGCCTCACTGGTCCCCTTTGCCCATAAAGGCGAACTCACCCTCCTGCCCCGGCCGATCATGGTCGTACTGGAGGACTTCACCAAAATCGAGGCGAACAAACAGTCCGCCCTGGCCGACTCGCGCAACGAGCTGATCAGCCTCATCGCCGAACGCTTTGCCCACGAGATCCGCAATTCGCTCGTGCCGCTGTCAACCCATGCCCAGTTGATCGATAAGCGCATTGAGGACCCCAAGTTCCAGAAGTCCCTCAAGTCCTCCCTGCTCAAGGAGAGTGCGCGAATCAAACGCTTCAGCGAGCAGATGCTCTATCTGGCACAGCATTCCGCCGGCGCCGACGCCGACCTCGACATTGCGGATCTGATCCAGTCGGCTTTCAAGAAGGCCAAACAACAGCTCGTCGCCCCCGGCGCCAAACTCGAGATCGACGAGAACGCGATGAATGGCCCGGTCCAGGGAAACCCGGAAGCCCTGGCCTACGCATTCGAGGAACTCTTTATCAATGCCATCCAGGCCCACCCGGAAAAACCGGTCGTGCATCTGGATATTCAGAAAAGCGAGGAAGGCATCTTCCGCATTCGAATGCGGGACGAAGGCACCGGCTTTTCCGACGAAACCCTCGACCATGCCACAGAGCCCTTCTTCACCACCCGCAATAC
- a CDS encoding ABC transporter ATP-binding protein produces MQESTAQLVAEALQIGYHHKGEDRCVARNLQLSLHAGEFVCLLGPNGAGKSTLIRTLSGMQGPLSGDIRLQGQSYRKISPRERARLVSVVLTETIPAGLMDAYSLVSLGRHPYSGWLGGLNAGDRDSIDRAFAAVGAQALAGRQVAELSDGERQKISIARALAQEAKVMLLDEPTAFLDLPRRVELMTLLRDLAHARKMALLLSTHDLELALRFADKLWVLTPEGELIQGYPESIALSKDFARVFASERLDWDAASGSFRAHPVPCLFASVNGEGIEANWTRRALERLGFGMTGKDTNAAFSVRIECGTNQVWKVRRNGSEQSFERIDRFIDWVRSENWT; encoded by the coding sequence ATGCAGGAATCCACGGCACAACTCGTAGCGGAGGCACTGCAGATCGGCTACCACCACAAGGGAGAGGACCGCTGTGTCGCGAGGAATCTGCAGCTCTCGCTTCATGCCGGGGAATTTGTCTGCCTGCTGGGCCCGAACGGTGCCGGTAAGTCCACGCTCATCCGTACTCTCTCCGGCATGCAGGGTCCGCTCTCCGGCGACATCCGCTTGCAAGGGCAAAGCTACCGCAAAATCAGCCCGCGCGAGCGCGCGCGCCTGGTCAGCGTGGTGCTCACCGAAACGATTCCGGCCGGCCTCATGGATGCCTATTCGTTGGTCTCCCTTGGCCGGCACCCTTACTCCGGCTGGCTCGGCGGCCTCAATGCCGGCGACCGGGACAGTATCGACCGCGCCTTTGCCGCCGTCGGGGCTCAAGCTCTGGCGGGGCGCCAAGTCGCCGAACTCAGTGACGGCGAACGCCAGAAAATCTCGATCGCACGGGCACTCGCCCAAGAGGCCAAGGTCATGCTGTTGGATGAGCCCACCGCCTTTCTCGATCTACCACGCCGGGTCGAGCTGATGACCTTGCTTCGCGATCTGGCACACGCCCGTAAAATGGCACTCTTGCTTTCCACCCACGACCTTGAACTGGCCTTGCGCTTTGCCGACAAACTCTGGGTCCTCACTCCCGAAGGCGAATTGATTCAGGGCTATCCGGAAAGTATCGCCTTGAGTAAGGATTTTGCCCGTGTCTTTGCCAGTGAGCGTCTTGATTGGGACGCCGCCAGCGGCAGCTTTCGCGCACATCCGGTCCCCTGCCTGTTCGCGTCAGTCAACGGCGAGGGAATCGAAGCCAACTGGACCCGCCGGGCATTGGAACGACTGGGCTTCGGAATGACCGGGAAAGATACAAATGCCGCATTTTCAGTCCGGATCGAATGCGGAACAAACCAAGTGTGGAAGGTACGGCGAAACGGATCCGAACAAAGCTTTGAGCGTATCGACCGCTTCATCGACTGGGTCCGCAGCGAAAACTGGACCTAA
- the panD gene encoding aspartate 1-decarboxylase, with product MQVTLLKSKLLRAEVTDRALHYEGSLAIDAGLMEQIGLMRYEKILVSNIANGERFETYAIEAPRGSHTISLNGAAAHKGEMGDLLVIMSFAELTPEEAKEWKPKVLVLAERNSKVVRADNVLVAEETYS from the coding sequence GTGCAAGTAACACTGCTTAAATCCAAGCTCTTACGGGCTGAAGTGACAGACCGGGCCCTTCATTATGAAGGCAGCCTGGCAATCGATGCCGGTTTGATGGAGCAAATCGGTCTCATGCGATATGAGAAGATTTTGGTTTCCAATATCGCCAACGGCGAGCGTTTTGAAACCTACGCGATCGAGGCTCCCCGCGGTTCCCACACCATCTCGCTCAACGGTGCTGCGGCACATAAGGGGGAAATGGGTGACTTGTTGGTTATCATGTCCTTTGCCGAGTTGACTCCGGAGGAAGCCAAGGAATGGAAACCGAAGGTGCTCGTTTTGGCGGAGCGCAATTCGAAGGTGGTGCGCGCGGATAACGTCCTCGTGGCCGAAGAGACCTATTCTTAA
- a CDS encoding Fur family transcriptional regulator — protein MIQTKQRDVILAVLREAGRPLTREEILAEGRLKLPRLGSATVDRTIRELGDNFRLIGVHFPGQPRRYELPAESEHPHFICRVCERVYDLPISMRLPQIRAPKGFHISGGEVIYSGTCPDCEGKVRKG, from the coding sequence ATGATTCAAACCAAGCAACGTGATGTCATTCTGGCCGTCCTGCGCGAAGCGGGGCGGCCTTTGACGCGTGAAGAGATCCTCGCGGAGGGACGCTTGAAGCTACCCCGACTGGGATCGGCCACAGTCGACCGGACCATTCGTGAGTTGGGCGATAATTTTCGTCTGATCGGGGTGCATTTTCCCGGTCAGCCACGCCGTTATGAATTACCGGCCGAGTCGGAGCACCCGCACTTTATCTGTCGTGTCTGCGAGCGGGTCTACGACTTGCCGATCAGCATGCGTCTTCCCCAAATCCGGGCACCCAAAGGATTTCATATCAGCGGTGGCGAAGTGATTTATTCGGGGACCTGCCCCGATTGCGAAGGCAAGGTCCGGAAAGGATAG
- a CDS encoding ATP-binding response regulator: protein MTTKPKRMLVVDDEDGPRQSLSMIFSDDFEVSVASSGEEAVRLSSEEPFHLVITDIRMRGLSGIDVLREVKKLDKYTEVIVLTAFETLETARQAISLGASEYLKKPFDLDHIQTVVNRCYDNYLFQTSQDEVVRKDVNAAKTNFLEIVSHELNTPMNGIIGFIDLLQDSPLDEEQQECVATIRDCSMKYFEHVQDILTFAKLSMSDAKPVESSFNPATLILRLLADAEVPPSIELKSVIPQDLPAFVSGAENEIRIILRKLLGNALKFTAAGQVTVRLTHQFLNPTDLLFRFSVEDTGPGINPNYLADGRIFDAFTQADSSLKRSHGGLGLGLSLCKVIADQLGAEIMVDSEVGRGSTFAFEVGLRLEES from the coding sequence ATGACTACAAAACCGAAGCGCATGCTGGTCGTCGATGACGAGGACGGGCCGAGACAGTCCCTCAGCATGATCTTTAGTGATGATTTCGAGGTATCGGTCGCTTCGTCCGGGGAAGAAGCGGTCCGCCTATCTTCCGAGGAGCCTTTCCATCTCGTTATCACCGATATCCGGATGCGTGGATTGAGCGGCATTGATGTGCTGCGCGAGGTCAAGAAACTCGACAAATATACCGAGGTGATCGTGCTGACGGCTTTTGAAACCCTGGAGACGGCGCGTCAGGCCATCAGTTTGGGGGCTTCGGAATACCTGAAGAAACCCTTCGACCTCGACCATATCCAGACGGTGGTCAACCGTTGCTACGACAACTACCTGTTCCAGACCTCTCAGGACGAAGTCGTCCGGAAGGACGTGAATGCCGCCAAGACCAACTTTCTCGAAATCGTCAGCCACGAGCTGAACACGCCGATGAACGGGATCATCGGCTTTATCGACCTCCTGCAGGACAGCCCGCTGGACGAGGAGCAGCAGGAATGTGTGGCGACCATTCGCGACTGCAGCATGAAGTATTTTGAACATGTCCAGGATATCCTGACATTCGCCAAGCTGAGCATGAGTGACGCGAAGCCGGTCGAGAGTTCCTTCAATCCGGCGACTCTTATCCTACGCCTCCTCGCGGATGCCGAAGTTCCGCCCTCCATCGAACTGAAGTCCGTGATCCCGCAAGACCTGCCGGCTTTTGTCTCGGGGGCCGAGAACGAGATACGCATCATTTTGAGGAAACTGCTGGGCAATGCCTTGAAATTTACCGCTGCCGGCCAGGTGACGGTGCGACTGACCCACCAGTTCCTCAATCCGACCGATTTGCTGTTCCGTTTTTCGGTGGAGGATACCGGCCCGGGAATCAATCCGAATTATCTCGCGGACGGCCGCATTTTTGATGCCTTTACCCAGGCGGATTCCTCCCTCAAGCGCAGCCATGGCGGATTGGGCTTGGGCTTGTCACTCTGCAAGGTGATCGCCGATCAATTGGGGGCCGAAATCATGGTCGACAGTGAAGTGGGCCGGGGGAGCACTTTTGCCTTCGAGGTCGGCTTGCGCTTGGAAGAGTCCTGA